The following coding sequences lie in one Oryctolagus cuniculus chromosome 7, mOryCun1.1, whole genome shotgun sequence genomic window:
- the LOC100357917 gene encoding glutathione S-transferase Mu 1: protein MPVTLGYWDIRGLAHAIRLLLEYTDTSYEEKRYTMGDAPDYDKSQWLSEKFTLGLDFPNLPYLIDGTHKLTQSNAILRYLARKHGLYGETEEERIRVDILENQVMDNRIQFGMMCYSPDFEKLKPEYLKVLPEKLQLYSQFLGKRPWFAGDKITFADFLVYDILDQTRIFVPGCLDAFPNLKDFMSRFEGLPKISAYMKSSRFLRVPVCAKTAKWRGI from the exons ATGCCTGTGACGCTGGGTTACTGGGACATCCGCGGG CTGGCCCACGCCATCCGCCTGCTCCTGGAATACACGGACACCAGCTATGAGGAAAAGAGATACACGATGGGGGACG CTCCCGACTATGACAAAAGCCAGTGGCTGAGTGAGAAATTCACACTGGGCCTGGACTTTCCcaat CTGCCCTACCTAATTGATGGGACTCACAAGCTCACGCAGAGCAACGCCATCCTGCGCTACCTGGCCCGCAAGCACGGCCTGT ATGGGGAGACGGAAGAGGAGAGGATTCGCGTGGACATTCTAGAGAACCAGGTTATGGACAACCGCATACAATTCGGCATGATGTGCTACAGTCCCGACTTC GAGAAGCTCAAGCCCGAGTACCTGAAGGTGCTCCCTGAGAAGCTGCAGCTGTACTCGCAGTTCCTGGGGAAGCGGCCCTGGTTCGCAGGGGACAAG ATCACCTTCGCCGATTTCCTTGTCTACGACATCCTTGACCAGACCCGGATATTTGTGCCTGGGTGCCTGGACGCGTTCCCAAACCTGAAGGATTTCATGTCCCGCTTCGAG GGCCTGCCGAAGATCTCTGCCTACATGAAGTCCAGCCGCTTCCTCCGAGTGCCTGTGTGTGCAAAGACAGCCAAGTGGAGGGGAATATAG
- the LOC138850585 gene encoding glutathione S-transferase Mu 7-like yields MPVTLGYWDIRGLAHAIRLLLEYTDTSYEEKRYTMGDAPDYDQSQWLSEKFTLGLDFPNLPYLIDGTHKLTQSNAILHYLARKHGLCGETEEERIRVDIQENQLMDTRMLLATLCYSPDFEKLKPGYLQELLEKLQLLSQFLGKRPWFAGDKITFVDFIAYDVIERNQVFDPRCLDAFPNLKDFIARFEGLEKISAYMKSSRFLPRPVFTKMATWGNK; encoded by the exons ATGCCCGTGACGCTGGGTTACTGGGACATCCGCGGG CTGGCCCACGCCATCCGCCTGCTCCTGGAATACACGGACACCAGCTATGAGGAAAAGAGATACACGATGGGGGACG CTCCTGACTATGACCAAAGCCAGTGGCTGAGTGAGAAATTCACCCTGGGTCTGGACTTCCCcaat CTGCCCTACCTAATTGATGGGACTCACAAGCTCACGCAGAGCAATGCCATCCTGCACTACCTGGCCCGCAAGCACGGCCTAT GTGgggagacagaagaggagaggaTTCGGGTGGACATTCAggagaaccagctgatggacaccCGCATGCTGCTGGCCACACTGTGCTACAGTCCTGACTTT GAGAAGCTGAAGCCTGGGTATCTGCAGGAACTGCTTGAGAAGTTGCAGCTGCTTTCGCAGTTCCTGGGGAAGCGGCCCTGGTTTGCAGGGGACAAG ATCACCTTTGTGGATTTCATCGCTTATGATGTCATTGAGAGGAACCAAGTATTCGACCCCCGGTGTCTGGACGCGTTCCCGAACCTGAAGGACTTCATCGCCCGCTTCGAG GGCCTGGAGAAGATCTCTGCCTACATGAAGTCCAGCCGCTTCCTGCCGAGACCTGTGTTCACGAAGATGGCCACGTGGGGCAACAAGTAG
- the GSTM4 gene encoding glutathione S-transferase Mu 4 gives MPLTLGYWDIRGLAHAIRLLLEYTDTSYEEKRYTMGDAPDYDRSQWLSEKFKLGLDFPNLPYLIDGTHKLTQSNAIMRYLARKHGLCGETEEERIRVDILENQAMDVSNQLAEVCYSPDFEKLKPEYLKGLPETMKHFSQFLGSRPWFAGDKLTFVDFLAYDILDLHRVFEPRSLDAFPNLKDFVARFEGLKKISAYMKSGRFLPRPLYTKVATWGNK, from the exons ATGCCCCTGACCCTGGGTTACTGGGACATACGCGGC CTGGCCCACGCCATCCGCCTGCTCCTGGAATACACGGACACCAGCTATGAGGAAAAGAGATACACGATGGGGGACG CTCCCGACTATGACAGAAGCCAGTGGCTGAGTGAGAAATTCAAGCTGGGCCTGGACTTTCCcaat CTGCCCTACCTAATTGATGGGACTCACAAGCTCACGCAGAGCAACGCCATCATGCGCTACCTGGCCCGCAAGCATGGCCTGT gtggggaGACGGAAGAGGAGAGGATTCGCGTGGACATTCTGGAGAACCAGGCTATGGACGTTTCCAATCAGCTGGCTGAAGTCTGCTACAGCCCAGACTTC GAGAAGCTGAAGCCCGAATACCTGAAGGGGCTCCCGGAGACCATGAAGCACTTCTCGCAGTTCCTGGGGAGTCGGCCCTGGTTCGCAGGGGACAAG CTCACCTTCGTGGATTTCCTGGCCTACGACATTCTCGACCTGCACCGCGTCTTTGAGCCCCGGAGTCTGGACGCGTTCCCAAACCTGAAGGACTTCGTGGCTCGCTTTGAG GGCCTGAAGAAGATCTCTGCTTACATGAAGTCCGGCCGCTTCCTGCCAAGACCGCTGTACACAAAGGTGGCCACGTGGGGCAACAAGTAG